The Chengkuizengella sediminis genome contains the following window.
ATTCACCTCTAACTATCCAATTAAAGGTGAATTTATAAATTTCAATTTACATTTGTACATTTCATTATTATTCTATCAACAGGTAGTAGTACTAGTCTTAGGTGGTTTTATAGTGCGTATAGTTTTTTGAGTAAGAGTAATGTTTAAAAGGATAACCATTTTTTCTCTTAATGTACAGAAAGTACCTTCACCTTCGGGACCATAAGGTAATGGTTTACGATTTTTGAATAAATCTCGTTCATTAATCGTAACACTGTTAATTTCACATTCTACTGGTGCATTCAGAGGCTGCCATAAACTTTGGTCAAATTGAGTAAGCTTACGACCATGGAAGCTTTTTGTTGCACTATCGTTGTGATCAGAAACTGGGAATAATCCTTCAATAGGTACAGCACAATTAAAAGGTACTTTTACAGTACAATGACGAATTTCACCACATACGCCTTGATCCGTTACACATCCAACAGCAGAATAACGAATATTTTTGCG
Protein-coding sequences here:
- a CDS encoding CsxC family protein gives rise to the protein MSDKDCARVTPILSDCTAQCFPAECDTFKVDLVLGTCEVQIDVEADIDLDEPALDIKDIDKEVCVTQCEFIEVTSPVDVCKLTGKLFLGGFVRKNIRYSAVGCVTDQGVCGEIRHCTVKVPFNCAVPIEGLFPVSDHNDSATKSFHGRKLTQFDQSLWQPLNAPVECEINSVTINERDLFKNRKPLPYGPEGEGTFCTLREKMVILLNITLTQKTIRTIKPPKTSTTTC